The following proteins are encoded in a genomic region of Vicugna pacos chromosome 16, VicPac4, whole genome shotgun sequence:
- the HSD17B1 gene encoding 17-beta-hydroxysteroid dehydrogenase type 1, with protein sequence MERTVVFITGCSSGIGLHLALRLASDPSQSFKVYATLRDLTTQGPLWEAARSRGCPPGSLETLQLDVRNADSIAAARARVAEGRVDVLVCNAGRGLMGPLEVHKADAVDSVLDVNLKGTVRMLQAFLPDMKRRRSGRILVTGSMGGLMALPFNAVYCASKFAVEGLCESLAILLQAFGIHLSLIECGPVHTAFSEKLEGGLGGVLDHADAETRDLFSRYLRHCEQMFLEAAQDPEEVIEVFLQALRAPRPSLRYFTTELFLPLIQLRFSDPSGCSYVAAAHHAVFGDSDGAGGSDGAGGSDGAGGSDNAGSSDCAGVEAGAGKR encoded by the exons ATGGAGCGCACCGTGGTGTTCATCACTGGCTGTTCCTCTGGCATTGGCCTACACCTGGCCCTGCGTTTGGCGTCAGACCCGTCCCAGAGCTTCAAAG TGTATGCCACGCTGAGGGACCTGACAACACAGGGCCCACTGTGGGAGGCTGCCCGGTCCCGAGGGTGCCCCCCGGGCTCCCTGGAGACGTTGCAGCTAGACGTGAGGAACGCAGATTCCATAGCCGCTGCCCGGGCACGCGTGGCCGAGGGCCGCGTGGACGTGCTAG TGTGTAATGCAGGCCGGGGCCTGATGGGGCCGCTGGAGGTACACAAGGCTGACGCCGTAGACTCTGTGCTGGACGTGAACCTGAAAGGGACCGTGCGGATGCTGCAGGCCTTCCTGCCAGACATGAAGCGGCGCCGCTCGGGACGCATATTGGTGACCGGGAGCATGGGAGGGTTGATGG CGCTTCCCTTCAACGCCGTTTACTGCGCCAGCAAGTTCGCAGTAGAAGGTTTGTGCGAGAGTCTGGCGATTCTGCTGCAGGCCTTCGGGATCCA CTTGAGCCTCATCGAGTGCGGCCCGGTGCACACCGCCTTCTCCGAGAAGCTGGAGGGCGGCTTAGGCGGGGTACTGGACCACGCGGACGCCGAGACCCGCGACCTCTTCTCCCGTTACCTGCGTCACTGCGAACAGATGTTTCTTGAGGCGGCGCAGGACCCGGAGGAAGTGATCGAG GTCTTCCTCCAGGCGTTGCGCGCCCCGCGCCCGTCCCTGCGCTACTTCACCACCGAGCTTTTCCTGCCTCTGATACAGCTGCGCTTCTCCGACCCCAGCGGCTGCAGCTACGTCGCCGCCGCGCACCACGCAGTGTTCGGGGACTCGGATGGCGCGGGGGGCTCGGACGGCGCCGGGGGCTCGGATGGCGCCGGGGGCTCCGACAACGCCGGGAGCTCCGACTGCGCTGGGGTGGAGGCTGGAGCCGGAAAACGCTGA
- the NAGLU gene encoding alpha-N-acetylglucosaminidase, with protein sequence MGAVAVAAALGLLLLATAGGSAGDEAREAAAVRELLARLLGPGPAAAFSVSVERALAAESGLDTYRLSGGGAGAQVRVLGSTGVAAAAGLHRYLRDFCGCHVAWSSSQLRLPQPLPAVPEELTEATPNRYRYYQNVCTQSYSFVWWDWAHWEREIDWMALNGINLALAWSGQEAIWQRVYLTLGLTQSEIDEYFTGPAFLAWGRMGNLHTWSGPLPRSWHLKQLYLQHRILDRMRAFGMIPVLPAFAGHVPKALTRVFPQVNITQLGSWGHFNCSYSCSFLLAPEDPLFPIVGSLFLRELTKEFGTDHIYGADTFNEMQPPSSEPSYLAAATAAVYQAMITVDPDAVWLFQGWLFQHQPQFWGPAQVGAVLGAVPLGRLLVLDLFAEIQPVYIRTASFQGQPFIWCMLHNFGGNHGLFGALESVNRGPTAARLFPNSTMVGTGMTPEGIGQNEVVYALMAELGWRKDPVADLGAWVTGFAARRYGVSHGDAEAAWRLLLRSVYNCSGEAYSGHNYSPLVRRPSLRMVTTVWYNRSDVFEAWRLLLKATPTLATSPAFRYDLVDITRQAVQELVSLYYEKARTAYLNKELVPLMRAGGILAYELLPALDKVLASDSHFLLGSWLKQARGAAVSETEAHFYEQNSRYQLTLWGPEGNILDYANKQLAGLVADYYAPRWRLFMETLVANLAQGIPFQQHLFDKNAFQLEQTFVLGTKRYPSEPQGDTVDLAKKVFLKFYPLWVAGSL encoded by the exons ATGGGGGCGGTGGCGGTGGCCGCGGCTCTGGGGCTCCTGCTCCTGGCCACAGCGGGGGGATCGGCTGGGGACGAGGCGCGGGAGGCAGCGGCCGTGCGGGAGCTGCTGGCCCGGCTGCTGGGGCCTGGGCCGGCGGCCGCCTTCTCGGTATCGGTGGAGCGCGCCCTGGCGGCCGAGTCCGGCCTGGACACCTACCGCCTGAGTGGCGGCGGCGCGGGGGCGCAGGTGCGGGTACTGGGCTCCACGGGTGTGGCGGCCGCCGCGGGGCTGCACCGCTACCTGCGCGACTTCTGCGGCTGCCACGTGGCCTGGTCCAGCTCTCAGCTGCGCTTGCCGCAGCCGCTGCCCGCCGTGCCGGAGGAGCTGACCGAGGCCACGCCTAACAG GTACCGCTATTACCAGAACGTGTGCACACAAAGCTACTCCTTCGTGTGGTGGGACTGGGCCCACTGGGAGCGGGAGATAGACTGGATGGCGCTGAACGGCATCAACCTGGCACTGGCCTGGAGCGGCCAGGAGGCCATCTGGCAGCGG GTGTACTTGACCTTGGGCCTGACCCAGTCAGAGATCGATGAGTACTTCACTGGTCCTGCCTTCCTGGCCTGGGGACGCATGGGAAACCTGCACACCTGGAGTGGCCCCCTGCCCCGCTCCTGGCACCTCAAGCAGCTTTACCTGCAG CACCGGATCCTGGACCGGATGCGTGCATTTGGCATGATCCCGGTGTTGCCGGCATTCGCAGGACACGTCCCCAAGGCTCTTACCAG GGTGTTCCCTCAGGTCAATATCACCCAGCTGGGCAGTTGGGGACATTTCAACTGCTCCTactcctgctccttcctcctgGCTCCAGAAGACCCCCTATTCCCCATCGTGGGGAGCCTCTTCCTGCGGGAACTGACCAAAGAGTTTGGCACAGATCACATCTATGGGGCCGACACTTTCAATGAGATGCAACCCCCCTCCTCGGAGCCCTCCTACCTCGCTGCAGCCACCGCTGCTGTCTACCAGGCCATGATCACAG TGGACCCTGATGCTGTGTGGCTGTTCCAAGGCTGGCTGTTCCAGCACCAGCCCCAGTTCTGGGGACCTGCCCAGGTTGGGGCTGTGCTGGGGGCTGTGCCCCTTGGCCGCCTCCTGGTTCTGGACCTGTTTGCTGAGATCCAGCCTGTGTACATCCGCACGGCCTCCTTCCAAGGCCAGCCCTTCATCTGGTGCATGCTGCATAACTTTGGGGGGAACCACGGCCTGTTTGGGGCCCTGGAGTCTGTGAATCGGGGCCCCACAGCCGCCCGCCTCTTCCCCAACTCCACCATGGTTGGCACGGGCATGACCCCTGAGGGCATCGGCCAGAACGAGGTGGTCTACGCCCTCATGGCTGAGCTGGGCTGGCGGAAAGACCCAGTGGCAGATTTGGGGGCCTGGGTGACCGGCTTTGCAGCCCGGCGGTACGGGGTCTCCCATGGAGACGCAGAGGCGGCGTGGAGGCTACTTCTCAGGAGTGTCTACAACTGCTCTGGGGAGGCCTACAGTGGGCACAATTACAGCCCACTGGTCAGGCGGCCATCCCTACGGATGGTTACCACCGTCTGGTACAATCGAtcagatgtatttgaagcctggcGGCTGCTGCTAAAAGCCACTCCCACCCTGGCCACAAGCCCAGCCTTCCGCTATGACCTGGTGGACATCACTCGTCAGGCGGTCCAGGAGCTTGTCAGCTTGTACTATGAAAAGGCGAGGACCGCCTATCTGAACAAGGAGCTGGTTCCCCTGATGAGGGCCGGAGGCATCCTGGCCTACGAGCTTCTGCCCGCTCTGGACAAGGTGTTGGCTAGTGACAGCCACTTCCTGCTGGGCAGCTGGCTGAAGCAGGCCCGGGGGGCGGCAGTCAGTGAGACCGAGGCCCACTTCTATGAGCAGAACAGCCGCTACCAGCTGACCCTGTGGGGGCCAGAGGGCAACATCCTAGACTATGCCAACAAGCAGCTGGCCGGCCTGGTGGCTGACTACTATGCCCCCCGCTGGCGGCTCTTCATGGAGACGCTGGTGGCGAACCTGGCCCAAGGCATCCCCTTCCAACAGCACCTGTTTGACAAGAATGCTTTCCAGCTGGAGCAGACCTTCGTCCTCGGGACAAAGAGGTATCCCAGTGAGCCCCAAGGTGACACGGTGGACCTGGCCAAGAAGGTCTTCCTCAAATTCTACCCTCTGTGGGTGGCTGGCTCCTTATGA